One window from the genome of Anaerococcus sp. Marseille-Q7828 encodes:
- a CDS encoding MBL fold metallo-hydrolase translates to MKKQIKNNVYWVGKIDWELKEFHGSEYSVHNGSSQNAYLIQEEKTVLIDTVWTPHKEEFVKNLKTEIDLKEIDYIVINHGEPDHSGSLVEIMEEIPNKPIYCTANGKKSLIGQYHHPEWDYRVVKTGDSVDIGNGKQLVFVEMTMLHWPDSMATYMTGDNILFSNDAFGQHYALSELFNDKADPNILWNEAMKYYANILTPFSSFAKKKIEEIVAMNLPIDIIATSHGSIWRENALEIVQKYAEWADNYKEDQVTVIYDSMWGATKKIAHKIADDIREISPTTRTKVLSVAEMDRNDIMTEVFKSRAIAVGSPTVGRSAITTMSGWLHFLQELKFKDKVAGVFGSYGWSGEGNKVLKEELKKAGFQIIDDEIKALWMPDDEFLKETEKFSKSLLEASFIEKKE, encoded by the coding sequence ATGAAAAAACAAATAAAAAATAATGTATATTGGGTTGGAAAGATCGATTGGGAACTAAAAGAATTTCATGGATCAGAATATTCTGTCCACAATGGATCTAGTCAAAATGCATACCTAATACAAGAAGAAAAAACTGTATTGATTGATACAGTATGGACACCTCATAAAGAAGAATTTGTTAAAAATCTTAAAACAGAAATTGACCTAAAGGAAATTGATTATATTGTAATTAATCACGGAGAACCAGACCATTCTGGATCACTTGTAGAAATCATGGAAGAAATTCCAAACAAACCGATTTATTGTACAGCCAATGGAAAGAAATCTCTAATTGGCCAGTATCACCATCCAGAATGGGACTATAGGGTAGTTAAGACTGGTGATTCTGTGGATATAGGCAATGGCAAGCAACTAGTTTTTGTAGAAATGACCATGCTTCATTGGCCTGACTCAATGGCAACATATATGACAGGCGATAATATATTATTTTCTAATGATGCATTTGGCCAACACTATGCCTTGAGTGAATTATTTAATGATAAAGCAGATCCTAATATTCTTTGGAATGAAGCTATGAAATATTATGCTAATATTTTGACACCTTTTTCATCTTTTGCTAAAAAGAAAATAGAAGAGATAGTTGCAATGAACCTCCCTATAGATATTATAGCTACTAGTCATGGAAGCATCTGGAGAGAAAATGCTCTAGAGATAGTACAGAAATATGCTGAATGGGCCGATAACTATAAGGAAGATCAAGTAACAGTTATCTATGATTCAATGTGGGGAGCTACTAAAAAAATAGCCCACAAAATTGCAGATGATATTAGAGAAATTTCACCAACTACCAGAACAAAAGTTTTATCGGTAGCTGAAATGGATAGAAATGATATTATGACAGAAGTATTTAAGTCAAGAGCAATAGCTGTTGGTTCGCCAACAGTTGGTAGATCAGCTATTACTACTATGTCTGGCTGGCTACATTTTCTTCAAGAACTTAAATTCAAAGATAAAGTGGCCGGTGTTTTTGGATCATACGGTTGGTCTGGTGAAGGAAATAAGGTATTGAAAGAAGAGCTTAAAAAAGCAGGATTCCAAATTATTGATGATGAAATAAAAGCTTTATGGATGCCAGATGATGAATTTTTGAAAGAAACAGAAAAATTTTCTAAATCTTTGCTTGAAGCGTCTTTTATTGAGAAAAAAGAATAA
- a CDS encoding hemerythrin domain-containing protein, producing MIDSILIDNHKKERNLLFEIDPLLNRILSVHFEHHGGDLIKLHSLFASLKKELEEHFIKEEKITFPLMLANEYPSKELIKGVEALEADNEKAGDLIKEMI from the coding sequence ATGATAGATTCTATCTTAATTGATAATCATAAAAAAGAAAGGAATTTACTATTTGAAATAGATCCTTTATTAAATAGAATCTTATCTGTTCATTTTGAACATCATGGAGGAGACCTGATTAAGCTCCACTCACTTTTTGCTTCTCTCAAGAAAGAATTGGAAGAACACTTTATTAAAGAGGAAAAAATTACTTTCCCGCTGATGCTTGCAAATGAGTATCCTAGTAAGGAATTAATTAAGGGAGTTGAAGCTTTAGAAGCTGACAATGAAAAGGCAGGGGATTTGATCAAAGAAATGATTTAG
- a CDS encoding DUF542 domain-containing protein, which produces MFFFNKEKIDFCCYGYMTVADVAKEKNIDPIILFREIQDSIDISNSKAKEIIDLDDFSELIL; this is translated from the coding sequence TTGTTTTTTTTTAATAAGGAGAAGATAGATTTTTGTTGCTATGGATATATGACTGTTGCAGATGTTGCAAAAGAAAAAAATATAGATCCTATTATCCTTTTTAGAGAAATTCAAGATAGTATAGATATTAGTAATTCCAAAGCAAAAGAAATTATAGACTTAGATGATTTTAGCGAACTTATATTATGA
- a CDS encoding CadD family cadmium resistance transporter: METIVSALLVFVSTSIDYLVVLTILFASQGKKGLKSIYAGQYLGTGLLVLVSLIAAYFLNFIPQDWIIGLLGLIPLGLGIRAIFVDEDIDEEDIEGKITGDGSKILAFTSLTVAMGGDNLGIYIPYFTGKSLIEIGISLVIFALGILVLCKLSQNLASISAIGEIVEKYEKIIVPVVFIGLGLYILIENGTINYLISLITS, from the coding sequence ATGGAAACAATAGTATCCGCTTTATTAGTTTTTGTCTCTACATCAATTGACTACTTAGTTGTTTTGACTATTTTATTCGCTAGTCAAGGCAAGAAAGGTTTGAAATCAATTTATGCAGGACAGTATTTAGGTACAGGACTGCTTGTTCTGGTTAGTCTTATTGCCGCTTACTTTTTAAATTTTATTCCACAAGATTGGATTATCGGACTCCTTGGTCTAATTCCACTAGGTCTTGGTATAAGAGCAATTTTTGTGGATGAAGATATTGATGAAGAAGATATAGAGGGAAAAATTACTGGTGATGGATCAAAAATCTTAGCATTTACAAGTTTAACAGTGGCAATGGGTGGAGATAATTTAGGAATTTATATTCCCTATTTTACAGGAAAGAGTTTGATTGAGATTGGTATAAGTCTAGTAATATTTGCGTTAGGGATTTTAGTTCTATGCAAATTATCTCAAAATCTCGCATCAATTTCTGCTATCGGAGAGATTGTAGAAAAGTACGAAAAAATAATTGTACCAGTTGTGTTTATAGGGCTCGGTCTCTATATATTGATTGAAAATGGAACGATTAATTATCTCATTTCCCTAATCACAAGTTAA
- a CDS encoding DNA alkylation repair protein, whose amino-acid sequence MNIKEELLALQDISYADFQAKLTPNIPRDLFIGVRVPEARKLAKRIIGEPETSKFLRDLPHKYYDENMLHGLLISEIKDYDTCIEAVDEFLPYVDNWAVCDIMSPKIFKKNKKALLEKIKEWSKSEEEYTCRFGLEMLMSHFLDDDFKPEYLEIPLSVNSEEYYVQMMIAWFFATALAKEWDMTIKYIEDQRLDTWTHNKTIQKARESKRITPKQKEYLKSLKG is encoded by the coding sequence GTGAACATCAAAGAAGAATTATTGGCATTGCAGGATATTTCATACGCTGATTTTCAAGCGAAATTGACACCAAATATTCCGAGAGACCTATTTATAGGGGTTAGAGTTCCGGAGGCTAGGAAGCTTGCTAAAAGAATTATAGGGGAGCCGGAAACATCTAAATTTCTAAGAGATTTACCCCATAAATATTATGATGAAAATATGCTTCACGGACTCCTAATTTCTGAAATAAAAGACTATGATACCTGTATTGAGGCAGTCGATGAATTTCTGCCTTATGTAGATAATTGGGCTGTTTGCGATATTATGTCTCCAAAGATTTTCAAAAAAAATAAAAAAGCACTTTTGGAAAAAATTAAAGAATGGTCCAAATCGGAAGAAGAATATACTTGCCGTTTTGGTCTTGAGATGTTAATGTCTCACTTTCTTGATGATGATTTTAAGCCTGAGTATTTGGAAATACCTCTTTCTGTTAATAGTGAAGAGTATTACGTTCAGATGATGATTGCGTGGTTTTTTGCAACTGCTTTGGCAAAAGAGTGGGATATGACCATAAAATACATTGAAGATCAGCGCCTAGACACATGGACTCACAACAAGACAATACAGAAAGCGCGTGAAAGTAAGCGCATTACACCGAAACAAAAAGAATATTTAAAGTCACTTAAAGGGTGA
- a CDS encoding DUF4143 domain-containing protein, with amino-acid sequence MKTSMRTTDTRYFSDLSIATASLGVGPKDLLDDLNSMGFLFENLCIRDLRIYTDYLDGTVYDYRDRNGLECDAVIHLRNGDYGLVEIKLGGDKLIEEGAETLKDLASKIDTKNMSKPSFMVVLCAKAPFAYKRDDDVYVIPITALRP; translated from the coding sequence TTGAAAACATCCATGCGAACAACAGATACCAGATACTTTTCAGACCTATCTATCGCAACGGCATCATTAGGCGTAGGTCCTAAGGATTTACTAGATGATTTAAATAGCATGGGATTTTTGTTTGAAAACTTATGTATCCGTGATTTAAGAATTTATACAGACTATTTAGATGGAACAGTTTATGACTATAGAGACAGGAACGGATTAGAATGTGATGCAGTGATTCATCTAAGAAATGGAGATTATGGTCTAGTTGAAATTAAACTTGGTGGAGATAAGTTAATTGAGGAAGGTGCTGAAACTTTAAAAGATTTAGCATCTAAAATAGATACAAAAAACATGTCCAAACCCTCATTTATGGTGGTATTATGTGCCAAAGCACCTTTTGCTTATAAAAGAGATGATGATGTTTACGTAATACCTATTACGGCTTTAAGACCTTGA
- a CDS encoding AAA family ATPase translates to MEGPKWCGKTTTAKQKAISFISIDRPDMTRQYQQMAELSPSTLLEGETPRLIDAWQIVPNLWNAVRYEGDNRDEFGQFILTGSAVHNEFDDSMHTGSGRISRLLMRPMSLYDSKDSSGSISLRDLFKGENISAIDETSLEEIAFLYVEVDGQKQLV, encoded by the coding sequence ATTGAAGGTCCTAAATGGTGTGGCAAGACAACAACAGCAAAACAAAAGGCAATAAGCTTTATATCTATAGACCGACCTGATATGACTAGACAGTATCAGCAAATGGCAGAACTTTCTCCTAGCACTTTACTTGAAGGAGAAACGCCAAGACTGATTGATGCGTGGCAAATAGTACCTAATTTATGGAATGCTGTGCGTTATGAGGGTGATAATAGAGATGAATTTGGACAATTTATATTAACCGGTTCAGCAGTACATAATGAATTTGATGACTCTATGCATACAGGTTCGGGTAGAATTTCTAGACTTCTAATGCGACCTATGAGTCTATATGATTCAAAGGATTCAAGTGGATCGATTTCTCTCAGGGATTTATTTAAAGGAGAAAACATCTCAGCGATTGATGAAACCAGTCTTGAAGAAATAGCTTTTTTATATGTAGAGGTGGATGGCCAAAAGCAATTGGTTTAG
- a CDS encoding PTS system mannose/fructose/sorbose family transporter subunit IID, producing MNNKILSREDLNKVFWRSFALQGSESYTDMQGMGYCYSILPALNKIYDGDDTKLYESLYRNTEFFNTTPHVAPFIMGMSLALEEENSKNDDFDTETISSLKVSLMGPIAGIGDTFYWGTFRVIAAGIGLSFATQGNILGPILYFLIYTILHFVGRYGSLKIGYNMGANAVEKAYENNYLESFSLAASIVGLMSIGAMTFSLVDFSIPLTFNTSGGEIIIQQIFDDIFPGILPLGLTFLAYFLLKKNIKVVWIILGIFVFGILGTFIGLF from the coding sequence ATGAATAATAAGATTTTATCTAGGGAAGATTTAAATAAGGTATTTTGGAGATCATTTGCGTTACAAGGCTCAGAATCATACACAGATATGCAGGGAATGGGTTATTGTTATTCGATACTACCAGCTTTGAATAAAATTTATGACGGAGACGATACAAAATTATACGAGTCACTCTATAGAAATACAGAGTTCTTTAATACAACGCCACACGTAGCACCTTTTATAATGGGAATGTCTTTGGCTCTAGAAGAAGAAAATTCCAAAAATGATGATTTTGATACTGAAACTATATCATCTCTTAAGGTGTCATTAATGGGACCTATTGCAGGTATAGGTGATACATTTTATTGGGGAACATTTAGAGTTATTGCCGCAGGTATTGGACTTTCATTTGCGACACAAGGTAATATTTTAGGACCCATATTATATTTTTTAATATATACTATACTTCATTTTGTTGGTAGGTATGGATCCTTAAAAATAGGATACAACATGGGAGCAAACGCTGTTGAAAAAGCATATGAAAATAATTATTTAGAAAGCTTCTCTCTGGCCGCTTCTATAGTAGGATTAATGTCTATAGGTGCTATGACATTTTCGCTTGTCGACTTTAGTATACCTTTGACATTTAATACATCTGGTGGCGAAATAATTATCCAACAGATATTTGATGACATTTTTCCAGGAATATTGCCTTTGGGCTTAACATTTTTAGCTTATTTTCTATTAAAGAAGAATATTAAAGTAGTTTGGATTATACTTGGTATATTTGTTTTTGGAATATTAGGAACATTCATAGGTTTGTTTTAG
- a CDS encoding PTS sugar transporter subunit IIC: protein MIQSLLIALVGYLTTIDERYFGASMMNRPIIVGPLVGLILGDLRQGILIGAALEALFIGVVTIGAALPPDVGVAGTIATALAIKSGSGADVAVALAMPFAILAQGLNMLAFTINSFTISRGRKALEEKNIKKFKKWHFFPLIVRLPSFLLVFLVLYFGTDTASHFVSSMPETLLNGFSVVSGLLPAVGIAMLIQVMMDKKLAPFYFIGFILSAYLDMPIIGVSVLAIMLSLLIIQFKRQKEI, encoded by the coding sequence ATGATACAGAGTTTATTAATAGCACTAGTAGGTTATTTAACAACAATTGATGAAAGATACTTTGGTGCATCAATGATGAATAGACCAATTATTGTTGGACCTTTGGTAGGACTTATTTTAGGAGATTTAAGACAAGGTATTTTAATAGGCGCGGCATTGGAGGCGTTATTTATTGGAGTAGTAACAATTGGTGCGGCTTTACCACCAGACGTTGGTGTTGCTGGAACAATAGCAACAGCTTTGGCTATAAAAAGTGGCTCAGGAGCAGATGTTGCTGTTGCTTTAGCTATGCCTTTTGCTATACTTGCTCAAGGACTAAATATGTTAGCGTTTACTATAAACTCATTTACTATTTCGCGAGGTAGAAAAGCGTTAGAAGAAAAAAATATAAAAAAATTTAAAAAATGGCATTTCTTTCCCTTAATAGTTAGATTACCATCATTCCTTCTAGTTTTTTTAGTATTATATTTTGGAACTGATACTGCAAGTCATTTTGTTAGCTCTATGCCTGAGACACTATTGAATGGATTTTCTGTAGTTTCGGGATTATTACCAGCTGTAGGTATAGCGATGCTTATACAAGTAATGATGGATAAAAAATTAGCACCATTTTATTTTATTGGTTTCATTCTCAGTGCTTATTTAGATATGCCTATAATAGGTGTTTCTGTATTGGCGATAATGTTGTCATTATTAATTATTCAATTTAAAAGACAAAAAGAAATTTGA
- a CDS encoding PTS sugar transporter subunit IIB: MIKLFRIDDRLIHGQVAMAWTKFMDVNQIIVVDDESANDKMKSMILNLAKPSSTDLDIVSTSEFIDIYNKYKSKNIMVVIGSIEQAVKILPNLKSEIPYLNIGGIRHKEGRSKITDSVFLSDHEKSMLNEFKDLNIKIVLQATPNGSKTTY; encoded by the coding sequence ATGATTAAGTTATTTAGAATAGATGATAGATTAATTCATGGACAAGTTGCTATGGCTTGGACCAAATTTATGGATGTTAATCAAATTATAGTTGTGGATGATGAATCAGCAAATGATAAGATGAAATCAATGATTTTGAATTTGGCAAAACCTAGTTCTACTGATCTCGATATCGTTTCGACATCAGAATTTATTGATATTTATAATAAGTATAAATCAAAAAATATTATGGTCGTTATTGGTTCTATAGAACAAGCTGTTAAGATACTGCCAAATTTGAAGTCTGAAATTCCATATTTAAATATAGGTGGCATACGTCATAAGGAAGGTAGATCAAAAATTACTGATTCAGTGTTTTTATCTGATCACGAAAAAAGTATGTTAAATGAATTTAAAGATTTAAATATTAAGATTGTTTTACAAGCAACACCAAATGGCAGTAAAACAACATACTAA
- a CDS encoding GntR family transcriptional regulator, which translates to MVYKKIKDEIFEKYIKKVGDSDILPSERQLASEFSVSRPTIRKALAELEDDDCITKLSGIGYVIKNKNNKYIDHELDSFIGFFQDAKEQGKNISSKIIRQSIVQPYKYISNKLGLTKDDLVFVLERIRYVDNEPICIAKSFVPLSLYPDIINHDFSTESLFDVLQREGLKMEYAKRSIEVSTASKLEKLYLELKENEPIFIFNSIGFDENHKPFEYEISKYPAYKTKFESVVSN; encoded by the coding sequence ATGGTATATAAGAAAATTAAAGATGAAATATTCGAAAAGTATATCAAAAAGGTAGGAGATTCTGATATATTACCATCAGAAAGACAATTAGCTAGTGAATTTTCTGTAAGTAGACCCACTATAAGGAAGGCTTTAGCAGAGCTAGAGGATGACGATTGCATTACAAAGTTAAGTGGGATAGGATATGTTATTAAAAATAAAAATAATAAATATATTGATCATGAGTTAGATTCTTTTATTGGTTTTTTTCAAGATGCAAAGGAACAAGGAAAAAATATATCTTCCAAAATAATAAGGCAATCAATTGTACAACCTTATAAATATATTAGCAATAAACTTGGACTAACTAAAGATGATTTAGTATTTGTTCTTGAAAGGATAAGATACGTAGATAACGAACCAATTTGTATAGCTAAGAGTTTTGTTCCACTGAGCTTGTATCCTGATATCATTAATCATGATTTTTCTACTGAATCATTATTTGATGTTTTACAAAGAGAAGGTTTGAAGATGGAATATGCTAAAAGATCTATTGAAGTGAGTACAGCTTCAAAGTTGGAAAAATTATATTTAGAGCTGAAGGAAAATGAACCCATTTTTATATTTAATAGTATAGGATTTGATGAAAATCACAAACCTTTCGAGTATGAGATATCTAAATATCCAGCATATAAAACGAAATTTGAAAGTGTTGTGTCTAATTAA
- a CDS encoding SIS domain-containing protein: protein MFNFDEKRFLRTQNGAVKSNEQLVSIFDNIIDDIDEIYFIGSGGVGILFDSTIEFLRPKTSFPFHRVIAAEFMACPNKTFGSKSLVIIPSVSGTTQETIELVDFCNDRNVKTLALVGSPNTPLEEKATFTIYNDVIDDTSSENYYIQGLLIALYMLKYNNDITLETYNNYINGLNKLPEALVHVKEQSEDFAKNFASKYKDTDYHILTGSGDSWAEAYYYGMCILEEMQWIKSRPVHSADFFHGTLELLEQDTSVIVVKGEDEYRALSDRVENFAKKITCNTTVIDTKDYELPTITGEVRKIISPIVIATIFERISTYLEKERNHPLTTRRYYKKMDY from the coding sequence ATGTTTAACTTCGATGAAAAACGTTTTTTAAGAACTCAGAATGGTGCTGTTAAGTCAAATGAACAGCTGGTGTCAATATTTGATAACATCATAGATGATATTGACGAAATATATTTTATAGGCTCAGGTGGTGTTGGGATTTTATTTGATTCTACAATTGAATTTTTAAGACCTAAGACTTCATTTCCATTCCACCGAGTTATAGCAGCAGAATTTATGGCTTGCCCAAATAAAACTTTTGGAAGTAAAAGTCTAGTAATAATTCCTTCAGTTTCAGGAACAACTCAAGAAACTATTGAGTTGGTAGATTTCTGCAATGATAGGAATGTTAAGACTTTAGCTTTAGTCGGAAGTCCTAACACACCTCTAGAGGAGAAAGCTACATTTACAATTTATAACGATGTAATAGATGACACTTCAAGTGAAAACTATTATATCCAAGGTTTATTAATAGCTCTATATATGCTAAAATATAACAATGATATAACATTAGAAACTTATAATAATTATATTAATGGATTAAATAAATTACCAGAGGCTCTTGTTCACGTAAAAGAACAATCAGAAGATTTTGCAAAAAACTTTGCTTCTAAGTATAAAGATACAGATTATCATATTTTGACTGGATCTGGTGATAGCTGGGCTGAAGCATACTATTATGGAATGTGTATACTTGAAGAAATGCAATGGATAAAATCTAGACCTGTTCACTCTGCAGATTTTTTCCATGGAACATTGGAATTATTAGAACAAGATACTAGTGTTATAGTGGTTAAGGGAGAAGATGAATATAGAGCACTTTCAGATAGAGTAGAAAACTTTGCGAAAAAAATTACATGCAATACTACTGTTATTGATACAAAAGATTACGAACTACCTACAATAACTGGTGAGGTAAGGAAAATTATTTCACCAATTGTAATAGCAACAATATTTGAAAGAATAAGTACTTATTTGGAGAAAGAAAGAAATCATCCATTAACTACTAGAAGATATTACAAGAAAATGGATTATTAG
- a CDS encoding Csac_0668 family 2Fe-2S cluster-binding (seleno)protein translates to MKINNECCCGCKTEKPDQIKDNCPVCNNEGISVSKVTVEHLVVDDYRNAVNGDQYKICMNEDCDVVYYNLDNEIKFLKDQVRVPIWFKKDADPKYACYCSEVTENQVIEAVVKHGAKSVKEVNAITGAMKNSNCKENNPLGVCCHKIIQEAIDKGLKMK, encoded by the coding sequence ATGAAGATTAATAATGAATGTTGTTGTGGATGCAAAACAGAAAAGCCGGATCAAATTAAAGACAATTGTCCTGTATGTAATAATGAAGGGATTTCCGTTAGTAAAGTAACTGTTGAACATCTAGTGGTAGATGATTATCGTAATGCTGTTAACGGAGATCAATATAAGATTTGCATGAACGAGGACTGCGACGTTGTTTACTATAACTTAGATAATGAAATAAAATTCTTGAAAGACCAAGTTAGAGTTCCTATCTGGTTTAAGAAAGATGCAGATCCTAAGTATGCTTGTTATTGTAGCGAAGTTACAGAAAATCAGGTAATTGAAGCAGTTGTAAAGCATGGCGCGAAATCCGTAAAAGAAGTAAATGCCATCACTGGGGCAATGAAAAATTCTAATTGTAAAGAAAACAATCCGTTGGGAGTTTGTTGTCATAAGATTATTCAGGAAGCTATCGATAAAGGCTTGAAAATGAAATAA
- a CDS encoding recombinase family protein — protein sequence MNTKVKLIKASNTGARNRNALDLDLKRVAAYCRVSTDSKDQLESYKSQVDYYTNLIKNNKNWTLAGIYADEATTGTTATKRADFMRLISDCQNGDIDMIITKSISRFARNTLDTLKYVRLLKENNVGVVFEEENIDTLTMDGELLLTILSSVAQQEVENTSAHVKKGLKMKMEKGELIGFQGCLGYDYDPTTKSISINEEEAKIVRYIFKRYLEGNGGSVIGRELEEQGYLTPRGKTKWSDTTVLGVIKNEKYIGDILMGKTFTVDPITKRRLANFGESDKYHIENHHEPIISREDFEKAQEIRLRRAQNRNTIANKDRKREKLSRQYAFSSMLECGFCGEILSRRTWHTSSIYKKINWQCVKSTKKGKKYCPHSKGIQEAAIEKAFVESYRQLCHADSTVIDDFLKIVEEEINDNTLVKDLKKLENQLNRIIIQERKLVDLHLEDSIDEEVYAKKYKKLTKQKEELLDEKKTLELTIKDENSIKERLKQFKKVLENKEIIEEFNRTVFESIVDKVVVGRIDKDGKVHPYDLTFYFKTGVKDSQDSNNFKDKRKNAKDNDSEKLCSYKNDEDKKLCSQSKDNAYRDGSSVVQTKYRTSFRYRNRGR from the coding sequence ATGAATACTAAAGTAAAATTAATAAAAGCTTCAAATACAGGAGCTAGAAATAGAAATGCACTAGATTTAGATTTAAAACGTGTTGCAGCATATTGTCGAGTTAGCACTGATAGTAAAGACCAACTTGAATCATATAAATCGCAAGTTGATTATTACACAAATCTAATAAAAAATAATAAAAACTGGACTTTGGCTGGCATATACGCAGATGAAGCAACCACAGGAACAACTGCTACCAAAAGAGCTGATTTCATGAGACTAATTAGCGATTGTCAAAATGGAGATATAGACATGATAATTACTAAATCTATATCAAGATTCGCTAGAAATACATTAGATACCTTAAAGTATGTAAGACTATTAAAGGAAAACAATGTTGGTGTAGTATTTGAAGAAGAAAATATAGATACTTTGACAATGGATGGAGAGCTATTATTAACAATATTAAGTTCAGTAGCTCAACAAGAAGTAGAAAATACCTCAGCCCATGTAAAAAAAGGACTGAAAATGAAAATGGAAAAGGGGGAACTTATTGGTTTTCAAGGTTGCCTTGGCTACGACTATGATCCTACAACAAAAAGTATATCTATAAATGAAGAGGAAGCTAAAATTGTTAGATATATTTTTAAAAGATATTTAGAGGGCAATGGTGGTTCAGTCATTGGCAGGGAATTAGAAGAACAAGGATATCTCACTCCTAGAGGTAAAACAAAATGGTCTGACACTACAGTGTTAGGAGTAATTAAAAATGAAAAGTATATTGGTGATATACTAATGGGAAAGACCTTCACAGTTGATCCCATAACAAAAAGAAGACTAGCAAACTTTGGTGAATCTGATAAATATCATATTGAAAATCATCACGAGCCAATTATATCAAGAGAAGACTTTGAAAAGGCACAAGAGATTAGACTCAGGAGAGCACAAAACAGAAACACTATAGCTAACAAGGATAGAAAAAGAGAAAAACTATCAAGACAATACGCTTTTTCAAGTATGCTGGAATGTGGATTTTGTGGCGAAATACTGTCAAGAAGAACTTGGCACACAAGTTCAATTTACAAAAAAATTAACTGGCAATGTGTAAAGTCAACAAAAAAAGGTAAAAAATATTGTCCTCATTCAAAAGGAATACAAGAAGCAGCAATAGAAAAAGCATTTGTTGAAAGCTATAGGCAATTATGCCATGCAGATTCAACAGTAATAGATGATTTTTTAAAAATTGTAGAAGAAGAAATAAATGATAATACTTTAGTCAAAGATTTGAAAAAGTTAGAAAACCAATTAAACAGAATCATTATTCAAGAAAGAAAGTTAGTTGATCTTCATTTAGAAGATAGTATAGACGAAGAAGTTTATGCTAAAAAGTATAAAAAACTTACAAAACAAAAAGAAGAATTACTTGATGAAAAGAAAACACTAGAGCTAACTATCAAAGATGAAAACTCTATTAAAGAAAGATTAAAGCAATTTAAAAAGGTCTTAGAAAACAAAGAAATTATAGAGGAATTTAATAGAACAGTATTTGAAAGCATAGTTGATAAAGTCGTGGTGGGAAGAATTGATAAAGACGGAAAAGTTCATCCTTATGACTTAACATTCTATTTCAAAACAGGAGTTAAAGATAGTCAAGATTCTAATAATTTCAAAGATAAAAGAAAAAATGCCAAAGACAATGACAGTGAAAAATTGTGCTCCTACAAGAATGACGAGGATAAAAAATTATGTTCCCAATCAAAAGACAACGCATATAGAGACGGTAGCTCTGTTGTCCAAACTAAATACAGAACATCATTTAGATATAGAAATAGGGGAAGATGA